One genomic region from Buteo buteo chromosome 12, bButBut1.hap1.1, whole genome shotgun sequence encodes:
- the FRMD1 gene encoding FERM domain-containing protein 1 isoform X1 → MSRALLTGRMQPENRSVCVFLPTREQLSLVVGVKATGQELFQQVCDLVKIKEPHFFGLSIVKNNEYVFIDLEQKLSKYFSKEWKKETTKGTEKFSPPFVAFFRVQYYVENGRVISDKVARQLYYCHLKEQVLMSRCNHKEEIYFLLAAYSLQADLGNFREKVHAGKYFEPQAYFPQWIIAKRGSDYILKHAPEMHREQQGLSAKEAVLKFIKESCLLEDVPVHFYRLQKDKKEDRPTVILGLTLRGMHIYQEVNHVRQLLYDFPWSHIGKLAFLGKKFEIQPDGLPSARKLVYYTGCPFRSRHLLQLLSNSHRLFLNIQPVLKQIRKLEEAEEKKRYRESYISDTLDMDLDPCDKNSRGSGSSGGSRRDNRLSRQSTGSHSSSHTSGIEADSRHRVSVEMSVDEPFSIDRVHRKEKSCSSTISYGSSGIDSGSKGRAEDDSQDDELELAVDEPEEVPVDEPLEGDQLEEATVGESVESLPLDAASCQAINQDSLSVVQVTLIKMRGQSVESLHQVRSPKSRSCTDQHSQSLDDIRLYKHRHPPLSATLSSDTSHSYTFGCSLEDKLSIYGCVYSTADCKTKSALYGKRSMNCLSLDLLGEDRLPEEFVV, encoded by the exons ATGAGCAGGGCTCTGCTGACGGGCAGGATGCAGCCGGAGAATCGGAGCGTCTGCGTCTTTCTGCCCACCCGGGAGCAGCTCAGCCTCGTCGTTGGG GTCAAAGCCACTGGACAGGAGCTCTTTCAGCAAGTTTGTGATTTAGTGAAGATTAAAGAGCCTCACTTCTTTGGCCTCAGCATTGTTAAAA ataATGAATATGTTTTTATAGACCTGGAGCAGAAGCTTAGCAAATACTTTTCAAAGGAATGGAAGAAAGAGACCACCAAA GGAACAGAGAAATTCAGCCCTCCTTTCGTTGCATTCTTTAGAGTACAATACTATGTAGAAAATGGAAGAGTAATAAG CGATAAGGTGGCACGGCAGCTCTACTACTGCCATCTCAAAGAGCAAGTACTTATGTCTCGGTGCAACCACAAAGAAGAAATCTACTTCTTGCTGGCTGCCTACAGCTTACAGGCAGACTTGGGCAACTTCAGGGAGAAGGTCCATGCTGGCAAATATTTTGAACCTCAGGCTTATTTCCCGCAATGG ATAATTGCGAAGAGGGGGAGCGACTACATCTTGAAACATGCCCCAGAGATGCACCGGGAACAGCAAGGGCTGAGTGCTAAGGAAGCGGTGCTGAAGTTCATTAAGGAGTCCTGCCTGCTGGAAGATGTGCCCGTCCACTTCTACAGGCTGCAGAAG GATAAGAAGGAGGATCGCCCGACAGTTATCCTGGGCCTGACCCTGAGAGGAATGCACATCTATCAG GAGGTGAATCACGTTCGCCAGCTCCTTTACGACTTTCCCTGGTCGCACATCGGGAAGCTGGCGTTTCTG GGGAAAAAATTTGAGATCCAGCCAGATGGTTTGCCCTCTGCACGGAAACTGGTTTACTACACAGGTTGCCCCTTCAGGTCACGGCACttgctgcagctcctcagcaACAGCCACCGGCTCTTTCTGAATATCCAGCCGGTGTTGAAGCAAATCCGAAAACTGGAGGAGGCTGAAG agaAGAAGCGCTACCGGGAGTCCTATATCAGTGACACGCTAGACATGGACCTGGACCCATGTGATAAGAACTCGCGCGGCAGCGGGAGCAGCGGGGGCAGCCGGAGGGATAACCGTCTCTCGCGCCAGTCCACGGGGAGTCACAGCAGCTCTCACACATCAGGCATCGAGGCTGACTCCAGGCACCGGGTGTCAGTGGAAATGTCGGTGGATGAGCCCTTCAGCATTGACCGGGTGCATAGGAAAGAGAAATCCTGCAGCTCAACCATCAGCTACGGTAGCTCTGGCATTGACAGTGGCAGCAAAGGGCGGGCTGAAGACGACTCTCAGGACGATG AGCTTGAGCTGGCAGTAGATGAGCCAGAGGAGGTGCCTGTAGATGAGCCTTTAGAGGGAGACCAGTTAGAGGAGGCCACTGTGGGAGAATCTGTTGAATCTCTTCCTCTAGATGCTGCTAGCTGCCAAG CTATAAATCAGGACTCACTGTCTGTGGTGCAAGTCACACTGATAAAAATGAGAGGCCAAAGTGTGGAATCCCTTCACCAG GTCAGATCGCCCAAAAGCAGGAGCTGCACGGACCAGCACAGCCAGAGTTTGGATGACATACGCCTTTACAAGCACCGGCACCCGCCACTGAGTGCCACACTGTCTTCAGACACATCCCACAGCTACACCTTTGGCTGCAGCCTGGAGGATAAGCTGTCTATCTATGGCTGCGTTTATTCCACAGCGGACTGCAAAACCAAGTCTGCCCTTTATGGGAAGCGATCCATGAACTGCCTCTCCTTGGATCTTCTGGGAGAGGACCGGCTCCCGGAGGAGTTTGTGGTGTAA
- the FRMD1 gene encoding FERM domain-containing protein 1 isoform X2, whose protein sequence is MSRALLTGRMQPENRSVCVFLPTREQLSLVVGVKATGQELFQQVCDLVKIKEPHFFGLSIVKNNEYVFIDLEQKLSKYFSKEWKKETTKGTEKFSPPFVAFFRVQYYVENGRVISDKVARQLYYCHLKEQVLMSRCNHKEEIYFLLAAYSLQADLGNFREKVHAGKYFEPQAYFPQWIIAKRGSDYILKHAPEMHREQQGLSAKEAVLKFIKESCLLEDVPVHFYRLQKDKKEDRPTVILGLTLRGMHIYQEVNHVRQLLYDFPWSHIGKLAFLGKKFEIQPDGLPSARKLVYYTGCPFRSRHLLQLLSNSHRLFLNIQPVLKQIRKLEEAEEKKRYRESYISDTLDMDLDPCDKNSRGSGSSGGSRRDNRLSRQSTGSHSSSHTSGIEADSRHRVSVEMSVDEPFSIDRVHRKEKSCSSTISYGSSGIDSGSKGRAEDDSQDDAINQDSLSVVQVTLIKMRGQSVESLHQVRSPKSRSCTDQHSQSLDDIRLYKHRHPPLSATLSSDTSHSYTFGCSLEDKLSIYGCVYSTADCKTKSALYGKRSMNCLSLDLLGEDRLPEEFVV, encoded by the exons ATGAGCAGGGCTCTGCTGACGGGCAGGATGCAGCCGGAGAATCGGAGCGTCTGCGTCTTTCTGCCCACCCGGGAGCAGCTCAGCCTCGTCGTTGGG GTCAAAGCCACTGGACAGGAGCTCTTTCAGCAAGTTTGTGATTTAGTGAAGATTAAAGAGCCTCACTTCTTTGGCCTCAGCATTGTTAAAA ataATGAATATGTTTTTATAGACCTGGAGCAGAAGCTTAGCAAATACTTTTCAAAGGAATGGAAGAAAGAGACCACCAAA GGAACAGAGAAATTCAGCCCTCCTTTCGTTGCATTCTTTAGAGTACAATACTATGTAGAAAATGGAAGAGTAATAAG CGATAAGGTGGCACGGCAGCTCTACTACTGCCATCTCAAAGAGCAAGTACTTATGTCTCGGTGCAACCACAAAGAAGAAATCTACTTCTTGCTGGCTGCCTACAGCTTACAGGCAGACTTGGGCAACTTCAGGGAGAAGGTCCATGCTGGCAAATATTTTGAACCTCAGGCTTATTTCCCGCAATGG ATAATTGCGAAGAGGGGGAGCGACTACATCTTGAAACATGCCCCAGAGATGCACCGGGAACAGCAAGGGCTGAGTGCTAAGGAAGCGGTGCTGAAGTTCATTAAGGAGTCCTGCCTGCTGGAAGATGTGCCCGTCCACTTCTACAGGCTGCAGAAG GATAAGAAGGAGGATCGCCCGACAGTTATCCTGGGCCTGACCCTGAGAGGAATGCACATCTATCAG GAGGTGAATCACGTTCGCCAGCTCCTTTACGACTTTCCCTGGTCGCACATCGGGAAGCTGGCGTTTCTG GGGAAAAAATTTGAGATCCAGCCAGATGGTTTGCCCTCTGCACGGAAACTGGTTTACTACACAGGTTGCCCCTTCAGGTCACGGCACttgctgcagctcctcagcaACAGCCACCGGCTCTTTCTGAATATCCAGCCGGTGTTGAAGCAAATCCGAAAACTGGAGGAGGCTGAAG agaAGAAGCGCTACCGGGAGTCCTATATCAGTGACACGCTAGACATGGACCTGGACCCATGTGATAAGAACTCGCGCGGCAGCGGGAGCAGCGGGGGCAGCCGGAGGGATAACCGTCTCTCGCGCCAGTCCACGGGGAGTCACAGCAGCTCTCACACATCAGGCATCGAGGCTGACTCCAGGCACCGGGTGTCAGTGGAAATGTCGGTGGATGAGCCCTTCAGCATTGACCGGGTGCATAGGAAAGAGAAATCCTGCAGCTCAACCATCAGCTACGGTAGCTCTGGCATTGACAGTGGCAGCAAAGGGCGGGCTGAAGACGACTCTCAGGACGATG CTATAAATCAGGACTCACTGTCTGTGGTGCAAGTCACACTGATAAAAATGAGAGGCCAAAGTGTGGAATCCCTTCACCAG GTCAGATCGCCCAAAAGCAGGAGCTGCACGGACCAGCACAGCCAGAGTTTGGATGACATACGCCTTTACAAGCACCGGCACCCGCCACTGAGTGCCACACTGTCTTCAGACACATCCCACAGCTACACCTTTGGCTGCAGCCTGGAGGATAAGCTGTCTATCTATGGCTGCGTTTATTCCACAGCGGACTGCAAAACCAAGTCTGCCCTTTATGGGAAGCGATCCATGAACTGCCTCTCCTTGGATCTTCTGGGAGAGGACCGGCTCCCGGAGGAGTTTGTGGTGTAA